From the Theobroma cacao cultivar B97-61/B2 chromosome 2, Criollo_cocoa_genome_V2, whole genome shotgun sequence genome, one window contains:
- the LOC18609666 gene encoding probable carboxylesterase 16 codes for MPSLTVKLSSIFFKFQQRHKLNNLTQAPLHNVDPFGITSRHEEPTTPSNPSFNDGVATKDIHIDPFSSLCVRIFLPETVVNSNKDNDNKDANFVYRGYCPRTGKKHKKLPVMLQFHGGAFVGGSNDSVGNDVFCRRIAKLCDVIVVAVGYRLAPESRYPAAFEDGLKVLNWLGKQANLAECGRWIGNGRRRMDAHVFDGFGASMVEPWLAAHGDPSRCVLLGASCGANIADYLARKAVEAGKLLDPVKVVAQVLMYPFFIGSDPTNSEIKLANSYFYDKSMCMLAWKLFLPEENFDLDHPAANPLIPGREPPLKFMPPTLTVVAEKDWMRDRAIAYSQELRKVKIDAPLLEYKDAIHEFATLNVLLQTPQAQTCAEDIAIWVKKYISHRGHEFSY; via the exons ATGCCAAGCTTAACGGTGAAACTCAGCAGCATCTTCTTCAAGTTTCAGCAAAGACACAAGCTAAATAATCTAACACAAGCTCCTCTTCACAATGTTGATCCTTTTGGCATAACTTCACGTCATGAGGAACCGACGACCCCCAGCAACCCTTCTTTCAATGATGGAGTTGCCACCAAGGACATCCACATCGATCCCTTCTCATCTCTTTGCGTCCGCATATTCCTTCCAGAAACGGTTGTTAACTCAAACAAGGACAACGACAACAAAGATGCTAATTTTGTTTACAGAGGTTACTGTCCTCGAACAGGAAAAAAACACAAGAAACTACCAGTGATGTTACAGTTCCATGGCGGGGCTTTTGTTGGTGGAAGCAATGATAGTGTAGGGAATGATGTGTTTTGTAGGCGGATTGCCAAGCTTTGTGATGTGATCGTGGTTGCGGTTGGCTACAGGCTGGCACCAGAGAGTAGGTACCCGGCGGCGTTTGAGGATGGTTTGAAGGTGTTGAATTGGTTAGGGAAGCAGGCGAATTTGGCAGAGTGTGGGAGATGGATTGGGAATGGGAGGAGAAGAATGGATGCTCATGTTTTTGATGGATTTGGTGCGTCCATGGTTGAGCCTTGGTTGGCTGCTCATGGAGATCCCTCAAG GTGTGTACTCCTTGGGGCAAGCTGTGGTGCAAACATAGCAGACTATCTGGCTCGGAAGGCTGTTGAGGCTGGAAAGCTCTTGGATCCTGTCAAGGTGGTGGCACAAGTCTTGATGTATCCATTTTTCATTGGGAGCGATCCCACAAATTCTGAAATTAAACTGGCAAACTCCTACTTCTACGACAAGTCTATGTGCATGCTGGCGTGGAAACTTTTTCTGCCAGAGGAAAACTTCGACCTAGATCATCCAGCTGCCAACCCTTTAATCCCCGGGAGAGAGCCTCCACTGAAATTCATGCCCCCAACACTGACAGTTGTGGCAGAGAAAGACTGGATGAGGGATCGGGCAATTGCTTACTCACAAGAACTTCGAAAAGTTAAGATAGATGCTCCCCTTCTTGAATACAAGGATGCTATTCATGAATTTGCCACTCTTAATGTACTCCTCCAGACGCCACAAGCACAAACATGTGCAGAAGATATTGCTATATGGGTCAAGAAGTATATATCACACAGA
- the LOC108660776 gene encoding vinorine synthase-like: MNIDIEVLSQEMIKPSSPTPDHLRHYQLSFLDQIQPPIFMPLVMFYPKEHGGSNLEQCNRIKKSLSEALSVYYPLAGRVRDNAFIDCNDAGALFVEAKASCHLSDILENPNPNNHNKFIPLELDEATALPAMVQVTYLECGGLVVFLGMSHKVGDALSFFMFLNCWAAFARGDTDIISPQFDSATLFPPKDISGFQPRTGIIKENLVCRRFVFDASAIAAIRAIYTDNNSIDARRPTRVEALSAFIWSRFMAATQEKADQGKLYTVIHAMNLRTRMDPPLPNHHFGNISRPAIAVPSMDKEDECYDILNQMREAIRKVNAEYVKKLQETDGHLNFIKSRAASFMKGEVVTFSFTSLCRFPVYDADFGWGKPVWLGSALLTFKNLCSFFDTKYGDGIEAWINVKVEDMAKLEADKEFLSYVSSTSNVKASGF; encoded by the coding sequence ATGAACATTGATATCGAAGTACTTTCCCAAGAAATGATCAAACCCTCTTCTCCAACCCCTGACCACCTTCGTCATTACCAACTCTCTTTCCTTGATCAGATTCAACCCCCAATTTTCATGCCTTTGGTTATGTTCTACCCCAAAGAACATGGTGGTAGCAACTTAGAACAATGCAACaggataaaaaaatctttatcCGAGGCCTTATCTGTGTACTACCCGCTGGCAGGGCGGGTCAGGGACAATGCCTTCATTGACTGCAACGATGCAGGTGCTCTCTTTGTGGAAGCTAAGGCTAGTTGCCACCTTTCTGATATTCTTGAAAATCCAAATCCAAATAATCACAACAAGTTCATTCCTCTTGAGCTTGATGAAGCCACTGCGTTACCGGCTATGGTACAAGTCACCTACCTTGAGTGTGGCGGTTTGGTAGTTTTCCTTGGCATGTCGCACAAGGTTGGTGATGCCTTATCATTTTTCATGTTCTTAAACTGCTGGGCAGCTTTTGCTCGTGGTGACACTGATATAATAAGTCCTCAGTTCGATTCTGCCACCCTTTTCCCACCAAAGGATATCTCTGGGTTCCAGCCGAGGACTGGGATTATAAAGGAGAATTTAGTGTGTAGGAGATTTGTCTTTGATGCTTCTGCAATAGCAGCTATCAGAGCCATATACACTGACAACAACAGCATCGATGCCAGGCGTCCAACTCGCGTTGAGGCCTTATCTGCCTTCATATGGAGCCGCTTTATGGCTGCGACTCAAGAAAAAGCAGACCAAGGAAAGCTCTACACAGTGATTCATGCTATGAACTTACGTACAAGGATGGATCCGCCGcttccaaatcaccatttcgGGAATATCAGCAGACCAGCGATTGCAGTGCCATCAATGGATAAGGAAGATGAATGTTATGACATTCTGAACCAGATGAGAGAAGCAATTCGAAAAGTGAATGCCGAGTATGTGAAGAAGCTTCAAGAAACTGACGGACActtaaatttcatcaaaagcaGGGCTGCAAGTTTCATGAAAGGAGAGGTGGTCACCTTTAGCTTCACCAGTTTGTGTAGGTTTCCTGTGTATGATGCTGACTTTGGGTGGGGAAAGCCTGTGTGGCTTGGCTCTGCTCTCTTGACTTTCAAGAACTTGTGTTCATTCTTTGACACCAAATATGGAGATGGAATTGAGGCATGGATCAACGTGAAAGTGGAAGACATGGCTAAACTTGAAGCTGACAAGGAGTTCCTTTCGTATGTTTCTTCAACTTCTAACGTCAAAGCTTCTGGGTTTTAG
- the LOC18609668 gene encoding vinorine synthase — translation MRNFHLTCYIDYKMQIRFCLENNVTKTHMHLLSGSCLCMHYIRWQLEAISTICQAGTFLTPKHLPNLHFSLRLKAKMKVEVVARGIIKPSSPTPGHLRNLHFSFLDQIATPVFMPMVFFYPIDGDVNVGNFNRTEWLKKSLSETLTRFYPLAGRVKDNAFIDCSDEGVPFVQSRVKCQLSDVVRQPEPAQLNKLLPYELDNVGDLILAIQANIFDCGGMAIGVCISHKIADALSLIMFLNNWAATARGDSYTVPPRFDLATLFPARSISGFKPSTGIFKDKIVTRRFVFSASMIAALRAKYADDGASNGEFQRRPTRIEALSTFIWSRFMATTHGKPDPEKLYTVLHAVNLRTRMDPPLPEYYFGNISRFAIAIPSINSEEECFGIVSEVRDAIRKIDGDYVRKLQEGSGHLNFMKERAERITKGDVVSFSFTSLCRFPLYETDFGWGRPIWVGSASLTFKNLVVFMDTGSSGGIEAWINMKEEDMARFEGDEELLAFVCSAPDA, via the coding sequence ATGAGAAATTTCCACTTAACCTGCTATATTGACTACAAAATGCAAATTCGATTTTGCTTAGAGAATAATGTTACTAAAACCCACATGCATCTGCTTTCTGGCTCCTGTCTGTGCATGCACTATATAAGATGGCAGTTAGAGGCAATCTCCACCATATGCCAAGCAGGCACCTTTCTAACTCCTAAACACCTTCCAAATCTTCACTTCTCTTTGAGACTAAAAGCCAAAATGAAGGTCGAGGTCGTTGCCAGAGGTATTATTAAGCCTTCCTCTCCAACCCCTGGCCACCTTCGAAATCTCCACTTCTCCTTCCTTGACCAAATTGCCACCCCTGTTTTTATGCCAATGGTTTTTTTCTATCCAATAGACGGTGATGTCAATGTGGGTAATTTCAATAGAACCGAGTGGCTGAAGAAATCCCTGTCCGAGACCTTAACTAGATTTTATCCCTTAGCCGGACGTGTCAAAGACAATGCCTTCATTGACTGCAGCGATGAAGGCGTCCCTTTCGTTCAATCCAGAGTAAAGTGCCAACTTTCAGATGTCGTGAGGCAACCCGAGCCTGCCCAACTCAACAAGCTACTCCCTTATGAATTGGATAACGTAGGAGATTTAATTTTGGCAATTCAAGCCAATATATTTGACTGTGGTGGAATGGCCATCGGCGTTTGCATCTCTCATAAAATTGCAGATGCATTATCTCTAATCATGTTTCTTAATAATTGGGCTGCCACTGCGCGTGGGGACAGTTATACGGTCCCTCCACGATTTGATTTGGCCACCCTTTTTCCTGCCAGAAGCATATCCGGATTTAAACCCAGCACTGGAATTTTTAAAGACAAGATTGTGACAAGGAGGTTCGTGTTCAGTGCTTCAATGATTGCCGCACTAAGAGCTAAGTATGCTGATGATGGTGCAAGTAATGGAGAATTCCAAAGGCGGCCCACACGAATCGAAGCACTTTCAACCTTCATTTGGAGCCGCTTCATGGCTACAACTCACGGAAAACCTGACCCTGAAAAGCTCTACACAGTGCTTCACGCAGTGAACCTGCGCACAAGGATGGATCCGCCATTGCCAGAGTACTATTTCGGTAATATCAGCCGATTTGCGATAGCAATACCGTCTATAAACTCCGAGGAAGAGTGTTTTGGCATCGTGAGCGAGGTGAGAGATGCAATAAGGAAGATAGATGGCGATTACGTGAGGAAACTTCAGGAAGGAAGCGGACacttgaattttatgaaagaGCGAGCTGAGAGAATCACAAAAGGAGATGTGGTTTCTTTCAGCTTTACCAGTTTATGCAGGTTCCCTCTTTACGAAACCGATTTTGGGTGGGGAAGACCTATTTGGGTTGGCTCGGCTAGCCTCACCTTCAAGAATTTGGTGGTTTTCATGGACACAGGTTCAAGCGGCGGCATTGAGGCCTGGATTAATATGAAGGAGGAAGACATGGCTAGGTTCGAAGGTGATGAGGAGTTGCTTGCGTTTGTTTGCTCAGCTCCGGATGCTTAA
- the LOC18609669 gene encoding vinorine synthase, whose translation MKLEVEVMSKEIIKPSSPTPDQLRHYQLSFLDQISPPVYNPLVLFYPMTECNIQVNKTKITDHLKQSMSNALSYFYPLAGRIKDNRLVDCNDEGIPFLEAQVKCKLSDILENPAPSELNKLLPFVLDDAEELPLGIQFNIFDSGGICIGVCISHKLADALSFFTFVNTWAAIARGESYIVSPEFASAKLFPPKSTLGFEPRTGISTEGIVTKRFVFTASKIQEIKAKYTKSTASAENQKGPSRIEALSTFIWSRFVAATKAKPIPDNCFYTIIHAVNLRPRLDPPLAEHSFGNFYRIAMTVPSINSEEDCCSLVYQIRDSIRKLDMKFVRQLQDGQSYFDFMKERAESFIRGEIVSFSFTSLCRFPMYKADFGWGKPIWVGSASLTFKNLVVFMDTVSGDGIEAWVSLKEEDMAMFGSDEVLLAYVVSPRSC comes from the coding sequence ATGAAGCTCGAGGTTGAAGTAATGTCCAAAGAGATTATCAAGCCATCATCCCCAACCCCTGATCAGCTTCGCCATTACCAACTCTCTTTTCTTGATCAAATATCTCCGCCCGTCTATAACCCTTTGGTTCTATTCTACCCGATGACCGAATGCAATATCCAAGTAAACAAAACCAAGATTACCGACCACCTTAAACAGTCCATGTCCAATGCCCTATCctatttttacccactagccGGACGGATTAAGGATAATCGGCTTGTAGACTGCAATGATGAGGGCATACCCTTTTTGGAAGCCCAAGTCAAGTGCAAACTTTCAGATATCCTAGAAAACCCTGCTCCTAGTGAACTCAACAAATTACTTCCGTTTGTACTAGATGATGCTGAGGAATTGCCCTTAGGAATCCAATTCAACATTTTTGATTCTGGAGGCATATGTATTGGTGTATGTATTTCTCACAAACTTGCAGATGCCCTGTCGTTTTTCACATTTGTAAATACTTGGGCAGCCATTGCTCGTGGAGAGAGTTACATAGTGTCTCCAGAATTTGCATCGGCCAAATTGTTCCCTCCAAAGAGCACATTAGGATTTGAACCGAGAACTGGCATATCAACAGAAGGAATTGTAACGAAGAGGTTTGTGTTTACTGCCTCTAAAATACAGGAAATCAAAGCAAAATACACTAAGAGTACTGCAAGTGCCGAAAACCAGAAAGGCCCATCACGCATTGAGGCATTATCGACTTTCATATGGAGCCGTTTTGTTGCTGCAACCAAAGCAAAACCAATCCCTGATAACTGCTTCTACACAATCATTCATGCAGTAAACTTACGCCCAAGACTAGACCCGCCGCTAGCAGAACATTCTTTTGGCAATTTTTACCGGATTGCAATGACAGTTCCATCCATAAACTCTGAAGAAGATTGTTGTAGTCTCGTTTACCAGATAAGGGACTCCATAAGAAAACTTGACATGAAATTTGTTCGGCAACTTCAAGATGGGCAGAGTTACTTTGACTTCATGAAAGAAAGAGCTGAAAGTTTCATCAGAGGAGAGATTGTTTCCTTTAGCTTCACTAGTTTATGCAGGTTTCCTATGTATAAAGCTGACTTTGGTTGGGGGAAACCCATTTGGGTGGGTTCTGCTAGCCTTACTTTTAAGAATCTAGTAGTTTTCATGGATACTGTATCTGGGGATGGAATAGAGGCTTGGGTCAGCCTAAAGGAAGAAGATATGGCTATGTTTGGAAGCGACGAAGTATTGCTTGCATATGTTGTTTCCCCAAGAAGCTGCTAA
- the LOC108660715 gene encoding uncharacterized mitochondrial protein AtMg00810-like has protein sequence MALLTNIKRVLLPRATRNKMGQLAISNAFLHGYLDHEIFIEQLAGHINSEHPDYADTSSFIKLHGSSKLFDLVYLDDILVTGTHLDMIHSFVKELHQGFPVRDTSSPHYFLGVEITYLLDGLLLSQQKYIRDLLSQTNMAVSKSCYTPMATSPPLSKSLRDPFKDAELYRKIVGALQCITLTRLDVAFSVNELCQFMHCPTIVHWKAVKCLLRYLKHTSVYGLFFVKNSSPLLQCFTDSD, from the exons ATGGCATTGTTGACCAACATAAAGCGCGTCTTGTTGCCAAGGGCTACTCGTAACAAGATGGG GCAGTTGGCTATATCTAACGCATTTCTACATGGTTATCTTGATCATGAAATCTTTATAGAGCAACTAGCTGGCCATATTAACAGTGAGCATCCTGATTAT GCTGACACCTCTTCGTTCATTAAGCTACATGGCAGTTCTAAGCTATTTGATCTTGTTTATCTTGATGACATCCTTGTCACAGGTACTCATTTAGATATGATTCATTCTTTTGTCAAAGAATTACATCAAGGCTTCCCTGTTCGTGACACAAGCTCTCCACATTATTTTCTTGGTGTTGAAATTACTTACTTACTAGATGGTCTACTTTTATctcaacaaaaatatattcGAGACTTGCTTTCCCAAACCAATATGGCAGTAAGCAAATCTTGCTATACGCCTATGGCTACTAGTCCTCCTTTGTCAAAATCCTTGAGGGATCCTTTTAAAGATGCTGAATTATATAGAAAAATTGTTGGGGCCCTTCAATGCATTACTCTCACTAGGCTGGATGTTGCTTTCTCCGTCAACGAGCTATGTCAATTCATGCATTGTCCTACTATTGTTCATTGGAAAGCTGTAAAATGCTTATTGCGTTATCTCAAGCATACTAGTGTTTATGGGTTGTTCTTTGTCAAGAACTCTTCTCCTTTGCTCCAATGCTTTACTGATAGTGACTAG